The Rosa chinensis cultivar Old Blush chromosome 7, RchiOBHm-V2, whole genome shotgun sequence DNA segment GAAGCTCCTGCTGAAAGCTTCTGGGTGGATAAATATTTTGTGGATTCAAGTGTTGAGAACACTGAGTGCTTTGCTAGGGCAGTTGCCATATGGCAAGGAAAGAGAAATTCTGTTGAAAGCAGTATGTTGATAAGatatcattcttatggatatgttatatattctttttattttttttttactggagTTTCTGTGCTAGGTCATTGTACTATTTTTATGTGCCACAATTTCTATTCTGATATTCTACTCCCTTGCAGCTAGTATTTGAGGAGCTAATGGAACGCGTGAGGGAAAAGGAGGAGAAAGAAGCCAAAAGGTGTAAACGTCTTGCAGATGATTTCTTTCATCTCTTATCTTCTATCAAGGTGCAGCAGGCTGTGTGCCAACGTAAGATGTTTTGTGTTCTATTTTTTATACTCTTTTTTTCCTGCACTATTGCCATTTTTCCTGTATCTCCTATTTTAGGAGGTGGAGAGAAGGACAAACTTTGTTCATCAATCTGATTCATTATTTGTTACAAGAGATAACTCCATCTTCTAAATGGGAGGACTGTAAATCACTTCATGAAGTTAGTTTAGAGTACAGGTGCCAGTGGGCTTGTTTTGTTGTAGTTAGTTTGAGTTGTTTACTTGTAGTAGTTTATGGCTTTATGCCGGTAATAAGTCCTTACCGAGTTGtggtagggcgacgtgggcttgGTCCCAGACTGCACCTTGTGTGTGCCTGGTCTGCCCTAGGTAGGTGGCGAGTTCATTGCTTTTGCAAATGATCGCTGCCTTCTAGTGGCAGTAATGCATCTGCTCTAGGTAAGAGGCAAGTTCCttacttggtcaaatggtcgttgcctcctagtggcagggtgaaactgAGTGCCACTGGATTTAATTTCCAGTGACAAcatgatgggaaagctgtgAATATGGAAATTATGCTAAGCTGTAATCGAGTTGCAGGCCAAGTTATTTTTCCGTCGTGTCACCACTGTGTGacttatgtcaaagcaaatagagacGCCAGTAGAGccctctttgctagttggtacTTTGTTGAATACAGTTGTTTAGTAGAAActcatgatagtatttcaggatgttctctagttgcgtattgtaataaggggttttgGTTCATTGTCCCCttcttgtattcgacagtttaaTTAatgaaggcttgagggcagccgcaccaccctttattcaaaaacaaaaaaataaaaaaaaaagaacatgccTCTATTCCCCTTGAGAGTTGCTAGCTTTCTTCTCTTCCCCTTCTAGCAATTTTCTCTAGGTCCCATCCCATATCTGGGACTTCTTGCCACTTTCTTCGACTTTTCCTTTACTGCCTTGTCCTTCTAGCCTATCATGTCATTTTCTGATACCTCTGATTTCTCCATCTTGTTCCTCCCTCACCTTCGTTCGTTTCCTTATTCACTTTCTACAGTTTTACTCTACCTCCAATGGTCGATCTCTACATTTGCATGCTTTTTTACACCATCGCCTCCGTAGTTCAACCAACGTCTTCAACCATTATCACTGTTGCTCTTTTGAGCGTTACCTTTGATAGTGTTAGCCATGATGGTCACCTGATGACCTTGACCAAGCAACGAGACTCCTCGATGTTGATCTCCTCCTTCAACGACTCTTTTTCAGTGGTTGATCATTTTTGACCGCCTCGTGACAGTCGGAGCGTTGATAGCTTCTGGCGTTGCGCTCTGGCCTCTATGGTGTGTTTTAGTGATTTGGTTGTTTGGATCTTTATGTTTCTTGGACGCTGCCTTGTTTCTCCAGCAACGTCTGCTTCTGTTTCGACAGTTTCTCGGCTTGGGCTTTTAGGTGGGCTGGGCTTTTTTTGTTGGTTGGGCTTTATTGCTTTCTTTGTACTTGCCCTTATTTGGGCCCCTCTTGTAGTTTTGCTCTTTGttctttgtgtgtgtgtatttacaaATGTACATATGATCCTATTCTTTagacaaaaaatattatatgatTTAGTTTGTACCCTATTTTAATGAACTTGtccgtgaaaaaaaaaacagaaaaaaaaaagttctcgAGCAAAAGGGATATATATGATAAATGGGCACGCGCCATGAGTTAGCGCGTAGTAGTAACAATGTGTCCTTGTTTTGTCTTGGTAATTGCTTGAATCCTGCTTTTACCGCACGCTTTTCCACCATTTCCTCCACAAAACTCTcgtatctctctctttctcacatCATGAACTCATTCATaaacacagacacacacacacagcgcTCCAAGTTCAGCATTTAAATTGCGTCGATTCCTCAGACGAATTTCATTTTGattatttcttttgttctttccACAGTCCACAGCTCACCAACTTATTTGATCGTTAAGTGACCAACTCTTCCTCTTTctgttttaaaaataatatcGTTTCGATCCCTTGATCTCATTCAAGATCTAATTCTCAGGGAGACCGCAGCTCAAGTTTCCGAGCTTTGGTTTAGATTTTACGGCTGGCTTATCTGACCTGGTTGCAGAAAGTAACCCAAACAAGCAGCACTAAAGGGATCTGCTCTTCTAGGCTGTACTAGCTAGTTGAATTCAAGTGCTATCTATCTGCTTAGCCGGCCTACGTATAGCTCTCAGCTTTATTTGGAAAATAAGGAGCTGGTCTTTTTTGGGTTCTGTAACTGTCACTGTTGGTTTGGCTGTTGTTTGACCAGCATAGAAGACTGTGCACAGCGACAAGGAGCAAGCACCTGTATGAATCTGATCGAGAACATTTGTAACCGATGAGTCTCAGACAACTCGATCGAGACTCGGTTCGTACTTGTAGTTGAgagatatatatttatatagttATATAAAGAAAGCTGGCAAATAAGTGGTGGGAGAGAATAGATGTGGCGATGGCGGGGTACAATGGCAGATCAGAATATATGCAACTCTTCCGTCCCGAACTGCACCTCCAGAGACCACCGTCACCGTCCATCTCTGTTCCGCCGCAGCAACAACAACCTCAACCTTCTTCCGATTCTCAACAGCAAGAAGACTCGCCCGAAGGAGACCAAGAACACAAGATCGAGTCCGACACCGCCGCCACAAGTTCCGGAGGCGGCGGTGGCGGTAGCGGTGGGGGTTCAGGACGTCGTCCGCGGGGGCGTCCGGCGGGGTCAAAGAACAAGCCGAAGCCGCCGATCATTGTGACGCGCGACAGCCCCAACGCGCTCCGCTCGCACGTGCTGGAGGTTTCTGCCGGGACAGACGTGGTGGAGAGCGTGTCCCACTACGCGAGGCGGAGGGGAGGGGAGTGTGCGTGCTCAGCGGCACCGGCACCGTCGCTAACGTCACCTTGCGTCAGCCGGCGGCGCCCGTGGGGAGCGTGGTCACTCTCCACGGGAGGTTCGAAATACTTTCGCTCTCGGGGACGGTGCTTCCGCCTCCGGCCCCCCGGGCTCCGGGGGACTGTCGATTTTCCTGGCGGGCGGGCAGGGTCAGGTGGTTGGGGGCAGCGTGGTGGGCCCACTACTGGCTTCGGGGCCGGTTGTTTTGATGGCTGCGTCGTTTGCGAATGCGGTGTTTGAGAGGCTGCCattggaggaggaagaggcaGCGGGCGGTGGTGGGTTACAAGTCCAGCAACCGACGGCTTCACAATCTTCAGGAGTGacaggtggtggtggtggtggtggaggacaACATCAGCAGCTTGGTGAGGGAAGCAGCGGCGGTCTCTTTAATCTGGGAGGGAACATGGGGGCGGGGAGCTATCCGGCGTTTTCGGGAACTGATTTGTACGGGTGGGGTAGCGGCGGAGCTACTCATCCGCGGCCTCCGTTTTAGTGCTACGTGGTTTGAGTGAGAGTGAATGTTTGGTGTTTTGGAATAagacatatatatgcatgagaGGATCGATCTTTGAGCAAAAATGAAGCGAGGTATGCCATCAGATTCAACAAATTTCTTGGATCCAAGGGAAAATTAAGCTCCTTCGCTCCATATTCACTGAGGCTTTGGTTTAGTACTTTTCAGTCACAGGAAGAACAAGGTCAGTAAGTTGATTATAGATTATCAGAGTTCTTTCCCGAGTACTTTCTTCATTAATATCGTCAGACAGTTCTATAAATGATAGTTGTATATTGTGGTAAACTGCTGATGTCAagtttctagggttttatcaATCAATTTCATGACTCTTTTACCTCTGAAACCACTAATACTTCATTATCGATCATATATAAATTGTGTTATTCAGTTTTTGTTgccaaattaattgaatatgagGAATGTTTAATCTTCAATTATGTgtataaaatatataatatgAACATTTAATTAGAAATGCATTGATGAAAACTGGTAGCATGGATAGTTGATGTGTAATTCTATAGAACTTATCTACATTATAAGTGAATTTCCTGTAATTAGATATGCATAGCTGAATAATATTTGTGATAAGAAATGTTAGTTCAACAAAGTGTTGTAGAGAGTTCATAAGTTTCACCCTCAttggtaaaaaataaaaacaatatttgttggtCATCTCTTTACATTTCCATCTATTATTCAATGCTCGTACTTTGCAGGATAGAAAACATAATATTgtacatatatttgtatattCATATTGGTTTGGATTGTGTTGATAATATAAGAGATTCCTTGTTTTCCTTGGCTAAACTAATGACCAAACTACTTGATGAAATTGAGTTTACTTCTAGAGAGAATATCTTATTTTTAGAAACACTAGAGCATCTCTTATAGGACAACTTACAATACAACTCATTCATCGCAACTTTACATCTTCTAAGTTTGTTTTGAGGAACCACTTTTGTGAAAAAAAAGGGCCAAATTGGAGATCATTTGATCATCTATTCGATGTAGAGtttatactaaaaacaatatttgTTAGATAAAACTAAGATTATAAACATATTAATCCGGCCCAAAATTTTTCCCATTTAAATATCTTTTTGTCAAAGGACAATTCTTTGGTTCACCCGTAGGGTGAACAAACATATTCATCCTCATTgttgattaacatacttttacttaataaatttatgttgtataacgtaatacaaagattagctttgtaaaaaatcaatcaaattgaagaccttttagttttttatttctatgaaatacatggacggttcatcataatagtagtaagtgttgttagaaccatctatttgtttagttcaattagataattaaacgattttcaattcgattgattttttacagagatgatctttaaatacTAATTTAAGATATGCACCGTTGgactataaatttattaagtaaaagtatgttaatcaacaataggggtgaatatgctacttcaccctaggggtgaacctaagaattgttctttaCAAATATTTCAAGGAAATCAAAGAGATCATAAATGGGTATAGACATTAGCTTAGCTTATCAGGGAGTAAAAACCTGCTTAGTTTTCTTTTAAAAGAGAGTCTTGAAGTATATATTCTAAACTTCATGCAGTCACTTGATTAGTTGCCTTACCCAAACTCCCGATAGTTGTTTGTGTTGCATGTGGTGTACCTTTTTAAGATTCTTTGACTTGATTAATTTTCTGCTTATTACTTAACATAGAAAAAAGTTATTGAGAACTTGGAGAGCCTTCTTCACTCTCGCAGCTACTTGGTCTCACTCCtgtcgaaaagaaaaaaaaaaagaaaagaaaaaaaggaaccCTAGAATGAAAGAACTGATGAGTTCCGAGAAACAATGCAAAGAAAGACTGTCAATCTTACCGGTCTTCTTAAAACTTGCAGTAATTTTCTGACTAGACGTTACAGTAGAAACTAAAAAGTACGaaattacttgttgaaaatgaaCGTTCTTTGTTTCGTGTTCAGTCAGTTACAAAACGTAATTAATTACAGTAATGTGTTGAAGGGCAGTTAAAAATATTTGCACGTTAAAACATGCCTACTGCATGCAGACTGCATTAACAAATGAACCCTACATCTGTCTTTCTCTAACTAACTTCAAATTCCCAGAAAAAATTGCAGCTTCTATGATAATTTGTTGAAACTGTGAAAGGATAGGTTTTTGAAAAATACGTGCAGGTGAGGAAATGTTTCCTTTCATCTTTTTACTTGTTGCATTTGCTGAGGCAATATGATGAAGTGTATGAACTCGCAGTTTTACAGTACAGTCTCCTAGATCGTATGTAAATTTATGTGGTTGACCGTAAGGTTTTTTACTCTAGCTGATTAGCTGCTTGGCCAATATCAAATTATTGATCGAAGCAGAAAAGTTAGAACACTAGTGCATATGTTCATCAGTACGACCACCGTATTTGGGTATGTATACCGGTGCAGGCGTTTGTTTTGCGAGTGAATATTGACGCAACCAGCATCCAGGAGGAGATAGCATTAGACTACATTAAATTGAAGAAATAAACTAGTTGGTGCTTGCTCatcgttttgttttgttgttaattATTATTTGATTACTTCACAATATTCAAGaacaagctagctagctaagtaGCCTCTATCgttgttttattattttctttttctagtgGCCTTGCCCTTTACACGTTGATTACAAAGTTCTTGCAGAGTTCATCTGGCAAAATGATGGTATCTTTTTAGCCAAGATCTCTTTTCCAATGTTTTAAAAATCACTAGAGAGTAGGCGGATGGTGATGAGGCACTTGATTTAGGCAGGCCCTAtagacagttttttttttttttttaaaagagggAAAGGAAGTTACAACGAAAAACCTCTACTACAATCAAAGCTAAACTTATCGAAATTGAACGCTGAGAGGGCAGATAAAGGGAGCTTCTCTTTCCAAGTAACTGGGTTCTTCTGTCGATGACCTTGATTTGCAATTGGATCAGCCACAAAGTTAGCCTCACGGGGAATATGGTCGAAACAGATGTCATTAAAGGTGGCTGCCAGATTGAGGATGTCTCTTACCGAAGTTTTGAGGCGCCAAGGCagcaaattattcttcttaacaACATCAATTAGTAGCTTAGAATCTCCTTCTAC contains these protein-coding regions:
- the LOC112180309 gene encoding LOW QUALITY PROTEIN: AT-hook motif nuclear-localized protein 25-like (The sequence of the model RefSeq protein was modified relative to this genomic sequence to represent the inferred CDS: inserted 2 bases in 2 codons), translating into MAGYNGRSEYMQLFRPELHLQRPPSPSISVPPQQQQPQPSSDSQQQEDSPEGDQEHKIESDTAATSSGGGGGGSGGGSGRRPRGRPAGSKNKPKPPIIVTRDSPNALRSHVLEVSAGTDVVESVSHYARRXGRGVCVLSGTGTVANVTLRQPAAPVGSVVTLHGRFEILSLSGTVLPXSGPPGSGGLSIFLAGGQGQVVGGSVVGPLLASGPVVLMAASFANAVFERLPLEEEEAAGGGGLQVQQPTASQSSGVTGGGGGGGGQHQQLGEGSSGGLFNLGGNMGAGSYPAFSGTDLYGWGSGGATHPRPPF